The proteins below come from a single Brevundimonas sp. LM2 genomic window:
- a CDS encoding capsule biosynthesis protein, which produces MRENPPVASAFLDKPVDPGRAGDDKGAHVTPSHLDAPDRVLTLPEPGLIMADIRIPARRTPARAPAPTARADARAEARVEGRGARGERPPASPEPEHPRAQAAPLRESSDSAPEPPRAQAARDRVARDSALNLQSRRFLIVTAPFGPFGRILAEALEAGGARVWRMEFNAGDAAYWGRPGAVPWRGAVRDWPDALAGLVTRLGLTDLIVFGEGGSYNQAVLSQAEALKALAAQAGARAEGRGAREDDRAQATSDRVSSDSAPSNPAAQAARRREPSVSGWAQRPHPLNIWVLENGYFRPDWITVEPDGVNASSGLPRDRHAYEAVLPEIVPVRPVGRILPHHVLNISLYHLFELLGRPFYRGYAPPYTTPPWLQCLGHVRRYFGLMLASRTESEVRVIRARGPYFIACLQREGDAQLLRYSHYADNTAFLAEVLTSFAHHAPAEARLVVKNHPLDPGLMDLRRMTRILAVERGVADRVDFIDGGNLAQLCRASNGMVVNNSSAALSALGFGTPVKVLGQAFFDIDGLTDPAPLDAFWADPATPDPDLFTRFRAHVIARTQVNGNYHEPRSLTPTARAIARRFAQQD; this is translated from the coding sequence ATGCGCGAAAACCCGCCCGTCGCCTCCGCTTTTCTGGACAAGCCGGTTGATCCCGGTCGCGCGGGCGACGACAAGGGAGCCCATGTCACACCGTCGCACCTCGACGCTCCCGACCGTGTCCTCACCCTGCCCGAGCCGGGTCTGATCATGGCCGACATCCGTATTCCCGCCCGCCGGACGCCCGCGCGCGCCCCGGCACCCACGGCGAGGGCCGACGCCCGGGCCGAGGCCAGGGTCGAGGGTCGAGGGGCGAGGGGCGAACGTCCCCCGGCGTCGCCCGAGCCTGAACACCCACGCGCTCAAGCCGCGCCGCTCCGCGAGTCGAGCGATAGCGCCCCTGAGCCCCCCCGCGCTCAAGCAGCGCGCGACCGCGTCGCGCGCGATAGCGCACTCAACCTGCAGTCCCGCCGCTTCCTGATCGTGACGGCCCCCTTCGGCCCGTTCGGCCGGATCCTGGCCGAGGCGCTGGAGGCGGGGGGCGCGCGGGTCTGGCGCATGGAGTTCAATGCCGGGGACGCGGCCTATTGGGGTCGGCCGGGGGCGGTGCCCTGGCGCGGCGCGGTGCGCGACTGGCCGGACGCCCTGGCCGGGCTGGTCACCCGCCTGGGCCTGACCGACCTGATCGTCTTCGGCGAGGGCGGATCCTACAACCAGGCCGTCCTCAGCCAGGCCGAGGCGTTGAAGGCTCTGGCCGCCCAGGCAGGGGCGAGGGCCGAGGGTCGCGGGGCGAGGGAAGACGACCGCGCTCAAGCAACGAGCGACCGCGTCTCGAGCGATAGCGCCCCCTCCAATCCTGCCGCTCAAGCAGCGAGGCGCCGCGAGCCGAGCGTTAGCGGCTGGGCGCAACGCCCCCACCCCCTCAACATATGGGTGCTGGAGAACGGCTATTTCCGCCCGGACTGGATCACGGTCGAGCCGGACGGCGTCAATGCCTCCTCCGGCCTGCCCCGGGACCGCCACGCCTATGAGGCGGTCCTGCCCGAGATCGTGCCGGTCCGGCCGGTCGGGCGTATCCTGCCCCACCACGTGCTCAACATCAGCCTGTATCACCTGTTCGAACTGCTGGGCCGGCCCTTCTACCGCGGCTATGCCCCGCCCTACACCACCCCGCCGTGGCTGCAGTGCCTCGGCCATGTGCGGCGCTATTTCGGGCTGATGCTGGCCTCGCGGACCGAGAGCGAGGTCCGCGTCATCCGCGCCCGCGGGCCGTATTTCATCGCCTGTCTGCAACGCGAGGGCGACGCCCAGCTGCTGCGCTATTCCCACTACGCCGACAACACCGCCTTTCTGGCCGAGGTCCTGACCTCCTTCGCCCACCACGCCCCGGCCGAGGCCCGGCTGGTGGTCAAGAACCATCCCCTCGACCCCGGGCTGATGGACCTGCGCCGCATGACCCGGATCCTGGCCGTCGAGCGCGGCGTCGCCGACCGCGTCGACTTCATCGACGGCGGCAACCTGGCCCAGCTCTGCCGCGCCTCCAACGGCATGGTGGTCAACAACTCCTCCGCCGCCCTGTCCGCCCTGGGCTTCGGCACTCCGGTCAAGGTCCTGGGCCAGGCCTTCTTCGACATCGACGGCCTGACCGACCCGGCCCCCCTCGACGCCTTCTGGGCCGACCCGGCGACCCCCGACCCCGACCTGTTCACCCGCTTCCGCGCCCACGTCATCGCCCGCACCCAGGTCAACGGCAACTATCACGAACCCCGATCCCTCACCCCCACCGCCCGCGCCATCGCCAGACGCTTCGCCCAACAGGACTAG
- a CDS encoding OmpA family protein has protein sequence MRTNLIVTSLGVVAMLGASACTTMDPYSSTPTRNNTASGALAGALGGAVLGYLTNTSNGEQGRRNALIGAGVGALGGAAVGNYMDRQQRAMEAELSGTGVGVARQGDNLVLRMPSDVTFAVNQSNIEPRFDAVLSDVAGVLQEYDRSVVDVVGHTDSSGGDAINQPLSERRALAVADALIARGVIRERLFVAGQSSRVPVASNATTEGRAQNRRVEILIRPFTG, from the coding sequence ATGCGCACCAACCTGATCGTCACGAGTCTCGGCGTCGTCGCCATGCTGGGGGCCTCGGCCTGCACCACCATGGATCCGTACAGCTCGACCCCGACCCGCAACAACACGGCCTCGGGGGCCCTCGCCGGGGCCCTGGGCGGCGCGGTGCTGGGCTATCTGACCAACACCTCCAACGGCGAGCAGGGCCGTCGCAACGCGCTGATCGGCGCGGGCGTGGGCGCTCTGGGCGGCGCCGCCGTCGGCAACTACATGGACCGGCAGCAGCGGGCCATGGAGGCCGAGCTGTCCGGCACCGGCGTGGGCGTCGCGCGCCAGGGCGACAATCTGGTCCTGCGCATGCCGTCGGACGTCACCTTCGCGGTGAACCAGTCCAACATCGAGCCGCGCTTCGATGCCGTCCTGTCCGACGTGGCCGGCGTGCTGCAGGAATATGATCGTTCGGTCGTCGACGTCGTCGGCCACACCGATTCCTCCGGCGGCGACGCGATCAACCAGCCCCTGTCCGAGCGCCGCGCCCTCGCCGTCGCGGACGCCCTGATCGCGCGCGGCGTCATCCGCGAACGCCTGTTCGTGGCCGGCCAGTCGTCGCGCGTCCCGGTCGCCTCCAACGCCACGACCGAGGGCCGGGCCCAGAACCGTCGCGTCGAGATCCTGATCCGCCCCTTCACCGGCTGA
- a CDS encoding isopenicillin N synthase family oxygenase, translating to MSRYDADFQGFSDDLGASFKRYGFAVVSDHGLDEAVIAAAVEDARAFFAHPEDVKRAYHQPGTGGARGLTPFGTEAAKDAQAVDLKEFWHTGRELPAGHPYGRYMRANLWPTEVPGFRDHVYGMFEALDALGRRLLKAIARSLDLGDDFFEDKVEMGNSVLRMLHYPPVPADAPGVRAGAHEDINVITLLLGAEEAGLQLKDANGDWLDIAPPPGALVVNIGDMLQRLTNHVLPSTTHRVVNPAPERRGFARYSTPFFLHFNPDFRIETLPGTITAENPDRYAGQAITAEDFLLQRLKEIRLL from the coding sequence ATGTCGCGCTACGACGCCGACTTTCAGGGTTTCAGCGACGACCTCGGCGCGTCGTTCAAACGCTATGGCTTCGCCGTAGTGTCGGATCATGGCCTGGACGAGGCCGTGATCGCGGCCGCCGTCGAGGATGCCAGGGCCTTCTTCGCCCACCCGGAAGACGTCAAGCGCGCCTACCACCAGCCCGGCACGGGCGGGGCGCGCGGCCTGACGCCGTTCGGAACCGAGGCGGCCAAGGACGCCCAGGCGGTCGACTTGAAGGAGTTCTGGCACACGGGCCGGGAGCTGCCCGCCGGTCATCCCTATGGCCGCTACATGCGCGCCAATCTCTGGCCGACCGAGGTGCCGGGGTTCCGGGACCATGTCTACGGCATGTTCGAGGCCCTGGACGCCCTGGGGCGCCGCCTCCTGAAGGCCATCGCCCGCTCTCTGGACCTGGGCGACGATTTCTTCGAGGACAAGGTCGAGATGGGCAACAGCGTGCTGCGCATGCTGCACTATCCGCCGGTGCCCGCCGACGCCCCCGGCGTCCGGGCGGGCGCGCATGAGGACATCAATGTGATCACCCTGCTGCTGGGGGCCGAGGAGGCCGGTCTGCAGCTGAAGGATGCCAACGGGGACTGGCTGGACATCGCCCCGCCGCCCGGGGCCCTGGTCGTGAATATCGGCGACATGCTGCAGCGCCTGACCAACCATGTCCTGCCCTCGACCACCCACCGGGTGGTCAATCCGGCCCCTGAGCGCCGCGGGTTCGCGCGCTATTCGACCCCCTTCTTCCTGCATTTCAACCCGGACTTCCGGATCGAGACCCTGCCCGGGACGATCACCGCCGAAAACCCCGACCGCTATGCCGGCCAGGCCATCACGGCCGAGGACTTCCTGCTGCAGCGGCTGAAGGAGATCCGGCTGCTCTAG
- a CDS encoding complex I NDUFA9 subunit family protein, translating into MSESTPGLVTVFGGSGFVGTQAVRALARRGWRVRVAVRKPHLAQDLRILGDVGQIQPVRCDITRPADVAAALKGADAAVNLVGLLFEAPGRGFDTAHIQGTRNIAEACAAAGVGRFVQVSAIGADAGSEADYGRSKGEAEAAARAVKPDTVVLRPSIVFGDGDGFLNRFASMATTAPALPLIGGGKTKFQPVWVGDVAEAIARAVVLPEAAGRTFELGGPQVWSFRDILKYILHETGRARLLAPLPVFVAASLGRVLQMSSLVGIAPVLTRDQVLMLKVDNVVSPGAEGLAALGIEPTGLEAIAPSYLWRYRRGGQFAANPGAPKDEAHPA; encoded by the coding sequence ATGTCCGAATCGACCCCTGGTCTGGTCACCGTCTTCGGCGGCTCCGGATTCGTCGGGACCCAGGCCGTTCGCGCCCTGGCCCGACGCGGCTGGCGTGTGCGGGTGGCCGTGCGCAAACCGCATCTGGCGCAGGATCTGCGCATCCTCGGCGACGTGGGACAGATCCAGCCGGTGCGCTGCGACATCACCCGCCCCGCCGACGTGGCCGCCGCCCTGAAGGGGGCCGACGCCGCCGTCAACCTGGTCGGCCTGCTGTTCGAGGCCCCGGGTCGGGGCTTCGACACCGCCCACATCCAGGGCACCCGCAACATCGCCGAAGCCTGCGCAGCGGCCGGCGTCGGGCGCTTCGTCCAGGTCTCGGCCATCGGGGCCGACGCGGGCTCGGAAGCCGACTATGGCCGCAGCAAGGGCGAGGCCGAGGCCGCCGCCCGCGCGGTCAAGCCCGACACGGTCGTCCTGCGGCCCTCCATCGTGTTCGGGGACGGCGACGGCTTCCTGAACCGCTTCGCCTCCATGGCGACGACCGCGCCCGCCCTGCCCCTGATCGGCGGCGGCAAGACGAAGTTTCAGCCGGTCTGGGTCGGGGACGTGGCCGAGGCCATCGCCCGCGCCGTCGTCCTGCCCGAGGCGGCGGGACGGACCTTCGAACTGGGCGGGCCGCAGGTGTGGTCGTTCCGGGACATCCTGAAATACATCCTGCACGAGACCGGCCGGGCCCGGCTGCTGGCCCCCCTGCCCGTCTTCGTCGCCGCCAGTTTGGGCCGCGTGCTGCAGATGAGCAGCCTGGTCGGCATCGCCCCGGTCCTGACCCGCGACCAGGTGCTGATGCTGAAGGTCGACAATGTCGTGTCGCCGGGGGCCGAGGGTCTGGCCGCCCTCGGCATCGAGCCCACCGGTCTGGAGGCGATCGCCCCCTCCTATCTGTGGCGCTATCGCCGGGGCGGACAGTTCGCCGCCAACCCGGGCGCGCCGAAGGACGAGGCGCACCCCGCCTGA
- a CDS encoding ribonuclease D, translated as MTVYLHEGDLPDDLDLGPEVAVDSETMGLRFRRDPLCVVQLSSGDGDAHVVRLNRPGYDCPNLKRLMADRGVLKIFHFGRFDIAMVELHLGVETGPVYCTKIASKLARTYTDRHGLKDVAREMAGIDLSKAQQSSDWGAPELSQAQLEYAASDVLHLHVIMRRLNEMLVREDRMTLAQACFDFLPTRARLDLRGWDEMDIFAHT; from the coding sequence ATGACTGTCTACCTGCATGAGGGCGACCTGCCCGACGACCTGGACCTGGGCCCGGAGGTCGCGGTCGATTCCGAGACCATGGGGCTGCGCTTCCGCCGCGATCCCCTGTGCGTGGTCCAGCTGTCCTCGGGCGACGGCGACGCCCACGTCGTGCGCCTGAACCGTCCCGGCTACGACTGTCCGAACCTGAAGCGGCTGATGGCCGACCGGGGGGTGCTCAAGATCTTCCATTTCGGCCGGTTCGACATCGCTATGGTCGAACTGCACCTGGGGGTAGAGACCGGCCCGGTCTACTGCACCAAGATCGCCTCGAAACTGGCCCGCACCTACACCGACCGGCATGGGCTGAAGGACGTGGCGCGCGAGATGGCGGGGATCGACCTGTCGAAGGCCCAGCAGTCGTCGGACTGGGGCGCGCCAGAACTGTCGCAGGCCCAGCTGGAATACGCCGCCTCCGATGTCCTGCACCTGCACGTCATCATGCGCCGGCTGAACGAGATGCTGGTGCGCGAGGATCGGATGACCCTGGCCCAGGCCTGTTTCGACTTCCTGCCGACCCGCGCGCGCCTCGATCTGCGCGGCTGGGACGAGATGGACATCTTCGCGCACACCTGA
- the lptC gene encoding LPS export ABC transporter periplasmic protein LptC, whose amino-acid sequence MTDFDRSEDRKRADEARLATEAGRWRARSRRVQLYRRLLPILIVLLAGGALTWTVFRTVMSGVERNASASKEISLDNPMFHGQDAQGRSFVIGAQGAVRDPATGRFRLNGPVLRLNLGGTKITELTADAGMYNETARSVTIGPNVKISDGGSGFTLTTPEAVVDTATGVVTGDKGVQGRGPLGTISATSYAIYEQGGRVVFRGSGDNKVQGTISPSSGG is encoded by the coding sequence ATGACCGATTTTGACCGCAGCGAGGATCGCAAGCGCGCTGACGAGGCGCGGCTGGCCACCGAGGCCGGTCGCTGGCGCGCGCGCTCGCGTCGGGTCCAGCTGTATCGCCGCCTGCTGCCGATCCTGATCGTGCTCCTGGCCGGCGGGGCCCTGACCTGGACGGTGTTCCGCACCGTCATGTCGGGGGTGGAGCGCAACGCCAGCGCCTCCAAGGAGATCAGTCTCGACAATCCCATGTTCCACGGCCAGGACGCCCAGGGCCGCAGCTTCGTGATCGGGGCCCAGGGGGCCGTGCGCGACCCGGCCACGGGGCGGTTCCGCCTGAACGGTCCGGTGCTGCGGCTGAACCTGGGCGGCACCAAGATCACCGAACTGACCGCCGACGCCGGGATGTACAACGAGACCGCGCGCAGCGTGACGATCGGCCCGAACGTCAAGATCTCCGACGGCGGCTCGGGCTTCACCCTGACCACGCCCGAGGCCGTGGTGGATACGGCGACCGGCGTCGTGACAGGCGACAAGGGCGTCCAGGGGCGCGGCCCCCTTGGAACCATCTCGGCAACGTCCTATGCCATCTACGAACAGGGCGGACGGGTCGTGTTCCGCGGCTCGGGCGACAACAAGGTGCAGGGCACGATCAGCCCTTCTTCCGGTGGATGA
- a CDS encoding LptA/OstA family protein: MKTTSFLLLGSAVVALAAGGAALAQGRPNTSDQPIGYGADSGELTNTAVSLRGRAEIQQGQTRLRANAIEGARDASGGLTRIEATGDVYYVTPNETIRGDRAIYAVNDATVTVTGDVILTQGQNVLTGASLTYNVDTGQARIQGGGTGTNAGRVRGVFYPEGAD; encoded by the coding sequence ATGAAGACGACCAGCTTTCTCCTGCTCGGCAGCGCCGTCGTCGCCCTGGCGGCCGGGGGCGCGGCCCTGGCCCAGGGCCGGCCCAACACCTCCGACCAACCGATCGGCTATGGCGCGGATTCCGGCGAACTGACCAACACCGCCGTGTCGCTGCGTGGCCGGGCCGAGATCCAGCAGGGCCAGACCCGGCTGCGCGCCAATGCCATCGAGGGGGCCCGCGACGCGTCGGGCGGCCTGACCCGGATCGAGGCGACCGGCGACGTCTATTACGTCACCCCCAATGAGACGATCCGCGGCGATCGGGCCATCTATGCGGTCAACGACGCGACGGTCACCGTGACCGGCGACGTGATCCTGACCCAGGGCCAGAACGTCCTGACGGGCGCCAGCCTGACCTACAACGTCGACACCGGTCAGGCCCGGATCCAGGGGGGCGGCACGGGGACCAACGCCGGCCGCGTGCGCGGCGTCTTCTATCCGGAAGGGGCCGACTGA
- the lptB gene encoding LPS export ABC transporter ATP-binding protein — protein sequence MARKELSALNLDDRQATPETPASVPARGLRVQNIARAFGARQVVADVSLTVQRGEVAGLLGPNGAGKTTCFYMITGLIPPDSGSIWLDGEDITAQPMYQRSRMGLGYLAQEASIFRGMTVEDNVKAVVELRETGRAIETETTRLLEELNIQHLRHAPATGLSGGERRRVEIARSLAGKPSFMLLDEPFAGIDPLAIADIRQVIRYLAGEGIGVLITDHNVRETLDIIDRASIISNGSVLFEGTADEVIHDPEVRRVYLGDLYG from the coding sequence ATGGCGCGCAAGGAACTCTCCGCCCTCAATCTGGACGATCGCCAGGCCACGCCGGAGACGCCCGCGTCGGTTCCCGCGCGGGGCCTGCGTGTGCAGAACATCGCCCGGGCCTTCGGCGCGCGCCAGGTCGTGGCCGACGTCTCCCTGACGGTCCAGCGCGGCGAGGTGGCGGGCCTGCTGGGCCCCAACGGCGCCGGCAAGACCACCTGTTTCTACATGATCACCGGCCTGATCCCGCCCGACAGCGGCAGCATCTGGCTGGACGGCGAGGACATCACGGCCCAGCCCATGTACCAGCGCTCGCGCATGGGCCTGGGCTATCTGGCGCAGGAGGCCTCGATCTTTCGCGGCATGACGGTCGAGGACAACGTCAAGGCCGTGGTCGAGCTGCGCGAGACCGGCAGGGCGATCGAGACCGAGACCACCCGGCTGCTGGAAGAGCTGAACATCCAGCACCTGCGCCACGCCCCCGCCACCGGCCTGTCCGGGGGCGAGCGGCGCCGGGTCGAGATCGCGCGGTCACTGGCGGGCAAGCCCAGTTTCATGCTGCTGGACGAACCCTTCGCCGGCATCGATCCCCTGGCCATCGCCGACATCCGCCAGGTCATCCGCTATCTGGCGGGGGAGGGGATCGGCGTCCTGATCACCGACCATAATGTGCGCGAGACCCTGGACATCATCGACCGCGCCTCGATCATCTCGAACGGCAGCGTGCTGTTCGAAGGCACCGCCGACGAGGTCATCCACGACCCCGAGGTGCGCCGCGTCTATCTGGGCGACCTGTACGGCTGA
- a CDS encoding manganese efflux pump MntP family protein — translation MTPGTIAILSLSMSTDAFAAAVGRGASHRPSWRGAVRAGLVFGIVEAITPLIGWTLGMLAAGMAEQVDHWIAFGLLTVVGGRMIWESRKPATADAGPPRRSRSAAWILVATAIGTSIDAAAVGVGLAFLGANIWIIALCIGLTTFALTTVGMLIGRAVGLRFGKTAELIGGVALIGLGTLILFEHLGVLPG, via the coding sequence ATGACCCCCGGCACCATCGCGATCCTGTCTCTCAGCATGTCCACGGACGCCTTCGCGGCCGCCGTCGGCCGCGGCGCGTCGCATCGCCCGTCGTGGCGGGGCGCGGTTAGGGCCGGGCTGGTCTTCGGCATCGTCGAGGCCATCACGCCGCTGATCGGCTGGACCCTGGGCATGCTGGCGGCCGGCATGGCCGAACAGGTCGATCACTGGATCGCCTTCGGTCTGCTGACGGTCGTCGGCGGCCGGATGATCTGGGAGTCCCGCAAGCCGGCGACCGCGGACGCGGGCCCGCCGCGGCGATCGCGGTCCGCGGCCTGGATCCTGGTCGCCACCGCGATCGGCACCAGTATCGACGCGGCGGCGGTCGGGGTCGGCCTGGCCTTCCTGGGAGCCAATATCTGGATCATCGCGCTGTGCATCGGCCTGACGACCTTCGCCCTCACCACCGTCGGCATGCTGATCGGGCGGGCCGTGGGGCTTCGCTTCGGCAAGACGGCCGAGCTGATCGGCGGCGTGGCCCTGATCGGTCTGGGGACGCTGATCCTGTTCGAGCACCTGGGCGTCCTGCCCGGGTAA
- the rpoN gene encoding RNA polymerase factor sigma-54: MIGQRLEVRQGQGLVITPQLQQAIKLLQLSNQELDEYVDAELEKNPLLQREEAEGLPNEGREAPVDATELSFSDAEAPDRSSTVDAREDDVYGDATPGERTSDRLSDEAAEQPGLSDWSAAGKGGSFNDGDGGERPDRHDPTLWEHLQAQASTAGLSPTDHAIALSLIDGVDDGGYFRGELLEIAERLGCDLKRVERILTVCQGFEPTGVMARSVPECLKLQLIERNRFDPAMAILLDNLELLARRNLVALRTACGVDGEDLAEMIGELKALTPRPGAGFAGEVAQTVIPDVHVRADPAGGWRVELNTDTLPRLLVDKRYHATVSAAARSETEKAFVADCAAQANWLVKSLDQRAKTILKVGSEIVRQQDAFLAFGVEFLRPLNLKTVADAIGMHESTVSRVTSNKYVSTPRGVFELKFFFTAAIQATDGGASHSAEAVRHRIKSMIDHEGSGGDVLSDDRIVEILKEAGIDIARRTVAKYREALRIPSSIERRRMLKTG, from the coding sequence GTGATCGGTCAGAGGCTGGAGGTTCGTCAGGGCCAGGGGCTGGTCATCACGCCCCAGCTGCAGCAGGCCATCAAGCTGCTGCAGCTGTCCAACCAGGAGCTGGACGAATACGTCGACGCCGAACTGGAAAAAAACCCCCTGCTCCAGCGCGAGGAGGCGGAAGGCCTGCCGAACGAGGGCCGCGAGGCCCCCGTCGACGCCACCGAGCTCAGCTTCTCCGATGCCGAGGCCCCCGACCGGTCCTCCACCGTCGATGCGCGCGAGGACGACGTCTATGGCGACGCCACGCCCGGCGAGCGCACCTCGGACCGGCTGTCGGACGAGGCGGCGGAACAGCCGGGCCTGTCGGACTGGTCGGCGGCCGGCAAGGGCGGCTCCTTCAACGACGGCGACGGGGGGGAACGCCCCGACCGCCATGATCCCACGCTGTGGGAGCATCTGCAGGCCCAGGCCTCCACGGCCGGCCTGTCCCCCACCGACCACGCCATCGCCCTGTCGCTGATCGACGGGGTCGACGACGGCGGCTATTTCCGCGGCGAACTGCTCGAAATCGCCGAGCGGCTGGGCTGCGACCTCAAGCGGGTGGAGCGGATCTTGACCGTCTGCCAGGGGTTCGAGCCGACGGGCGTCATGGCCCGCTCGGTCCCCGAATGCCTGAAGCTGCAGCTGATCGAACGGAACCGGTTCGACCCGGCCATGGCGATCCTGCTCGACAACCTCGAGCTCCTGGCGCGCCGCAACCTGGTCGCCCTGCGCACCGCCTGCGGCGTGGACGGCGAGGATCTGGCCGAGATGATCGGCGAGCTGAAGGCCCTGACGCCCCGACCCGGTGCCGGGTTCGCCGGCGAGGTGGCCCAGACGGTCATCCCCGACGTCCATGTGCGCGCCGATCCCGCCGGCGGCTGGCGGGTCGAGCTGAACACCGACACCCTGCCGCGCCTGCTGGTCGACAAACGCTATCATGCCACCGTCTCGGCCGCCGCCCGCAGCGAGACGGAGAAGGCCTTCGTCGCCGACTGCGCCGCCCAGGCCAACTGGCTGGTCAAGTCGCTGGACCAGCGGGCCAAGACCATCCTGAAGGTCGGGTCCGAGATCGTGCGCCAGCAGGACGCCTTCCTGGCCTTCGGGGTCGAGTTCCTGCGTCCCCTGAACCTGAAGACCGTCGCCGACGCCATCGGCATGCATGAGTCGACGGTCAGCCGCGTCACCTCGAACAAATACGTCTCGACCCCGCGCGGGGTGTTCGAACTGAAATTCTTCTTCACCGCCGCGATCCAGGCCACCGACGGCGGGGCCAGCCATTCGGCGGAAGCGGTCCGCCATCGGATCAAGTCCATGATCGACCACGAGGGGTCCGGGGGGGATGTCCTGTCCGACGACCGCATTGTCGAGATCCTGAAGGAGGCGGGCATCGACATCGCCCGCCGTACGGTCGCCAAGTATCGGGAAGCGCTGCGTATTCCGTCGTCGATCGAGCGCCGGCGGATGCTGAAGACCGGCTGA
- the hpf gene encoding ribosome hibernation-promoting factor, HPF/YfiA family: protein MQVQVSGKHVDVGEALGSRISQELQDGVGKYFERGGENAEVVVSKDGHGFKVDCWVRLASGQALVTTGLGGDAHAAFTDSLEKLEKRVRRYKRRLKDHHIGPKGLSPEKTEDAAREVARSMVLRDPDTVEDETFGDTEQEGPPPVGMVIAESVSEIRTITVGRAVLELDMTGYPIVLFRNAAHGGLSVVYRRPDGNVGWIDPERTASLNGHGSVNGSGA from the coding sequence ATGCAAGTGCAAGTGAGCGGCAAGCACGTGGATGTCGGCGAAGCGTTAGGCTCGCGCATCTCCCAGGAACTCCAGGACGGCGTCGGAAAATATTTCGAACGCGGCGGCGAGAACGCCGAGGTCGTGGTCTCCAAGGACGGTCATGGCTTCAAGGTGGACTGTTGGGTCCGCCTGGCGTCCGGCCAGGCCCTGGTTACGACGGGCCTCGGCGGCGACGCCCACGCCGCCTTCACCGACAGTCTCGAGAAACTCGAGAAGCGGGTCCGACGCTACAAGCGTCGCCTCAAGGATCACCACATCGGCCCCAAGGGCCTGTCGCCCGAGAAGACGGAAGACGCCGCGCGCGAGGTCGCCCGCAGCATGGTCCTGCGCGATCCGGACACCGTCGAGGACGAGACCTTCGGCGACACCGAGCAGGAAGGCCCTCCGCCGGTCGGCATGGTCATCGCCGAGAGCGTCTCCGAGATCCGCACGATCACCGTCGGGCGTGCGGTGCTGGAACTCGATATGACGGGCTATCCGATCGTCCTGTTCCGCAATGCGGCCCACGGCGGGCTGTCGGTGGTCTATCGCCGACCGGACGGAAACGTAGGGTGGATCGATCCTGAACGCACCGCGTCTTTGAACGGACACGGTTCTGTAAACGGTTCCGGCGCATAA
- the ptsN gene encoding PTS IIA-like nitrogen regulatory protein PtsN, which produces MDIGELLVPEGIVLKSGASSKRQALHSVAAAAAQCIGIAEALIFDALMEREALGSTGLGNGVAIPHARLEGLPGIRAVFVRLDTPVAYDSVDDRPVDLMFALLAPARNGAEHLRALAAVSRALRSAELREQLRQVRTVDALHALFVRNEAATAA; this is translated from the coding sequence ATGGATATCGGCGAGCTACTGGTCCCGGAGGGCATCGTGCTGAAGAGCGGGGCGTCCTCCAAGCGTCAGGCCCTGCACAGCGTCGCCGCGGCGGCGGCCCAGTGCATCGGCATTGCCGAAGCCCTGATTTTCGACGCCTTGATGGAGCGGGAAGCGCTCGGATCGACCGGCCTTGGGAACGGCGTCGCCATTCCCCACGCGCGTCTGGAGGGACTTCCGGGCATTCGCGCGGTGTTCGTGCGCCTCGATACGCCGGTCGCCTATGACTCCGTCGACGATCGGCCGGTCGATCTGATGTTCGCGCTGCTGGCCCCGGCCAGGAACGGGGCCGAGCATCTGCGCGCTCTGGCGGCGGTGTCGCGGGCGTTGCGGTCGGCTGAACTGAGAGAACAGCTGCGGCAGGTGCGAACGGTCGACGCGCTTCACGCCCTGTTCGTCCGCAACGAGGCCGCCACCGCCGCCTGA
- a CDS encoding DUF1150 family protein → MTPMMTKEDFAGFGAPDLVYVREISAADVLADTPAAEAQGLAIDPEQTLYAVHGADGERLAVMLDRATAFAAAVAHELEPVSVH, encoded by the coding sequence ATGACGCCGATGATGACCAAAGAAGATTTTGCAGGCTTCGGAGCGCCTGATCTCGTCTATGTGCGCGAGATCAGCGCGGCCGACGTCCTGGCCGATACGCCGGCGGCGGAGGCCCAGGGCCTTGCGATCGACCCGGAGCAGACCCTGTACGCCGTCCATGGCGCGGACGGCGAACGGCTGGCCGTGATGCTGGATCGTGCGACCGCCTTCGCCGCCGCTGTCGCCCACGAGCTGGAGCCGGTGTCCGTCCACTAG